From Desulfatiglans sp., one genomic window encodes:
- a CDS encoding O-antigen ligase domain-containing protein: MNILVPIMMFGWIPIVIGLFSRLPPRRAVITSFLFAWMFLPMAEYPIPGLPDYTKMSATCWGVLIAALIFDSNSIFSFRFKIIDIPMIVWCLCPALSSLSNDLGLYDGISESLAQTVTWGFPYFIGRIYFNDLESLKEFAFGIFIGGLIYMPLCWVEIRFSPQLHRIFYGYHQRAFVQTIRYGGFRPMVFMEHGLMVGIWMISATLIGLWAWVTGILKKVRGIPIAILVILLLITSVLCKSTGAIALFIMGATVLLITKKIKMNIVFICFILLPILYVSTRATGYWNAENFTMFVYEHDKERAQSLWTRIDNENILIEKALEKKIFGWGGWGRSRVYDEEGQDITITDGLWIIVFGKNGMIGLAALMSSILTPVFILMKLYRPHELFHQKVIPVTMLSVLLGLYMIDSLLNAMVNPIFMVASGGITGLVKESLEEKDNQKIPLLETIGKMIYQPRFL; this comes from the coding sequence ATGAACATACTTGTTCCCATAATGATGTTTGGCTGGATACCGATTGTTATCGGCCTTTTTTCAAGATTGCCACCCAGACGTGCTGTAATAACATCCTTCCTTTTTGCATGGATGTTCCTTCCTATGGCTGAGTATCCGATTCCAGGGCTTCCAGATTACACAAAAATGTCAGCTACCTGCTGGGGGGTTTTAATTGCAGCATTAATTTTTGATTCAAATAGTATCTTTTCTTTCAGATTTAAAATAATCGATATTCCCATGATTGTTTGGTGCCTCTGCCCTGCCCTCTCTTCACTTTCAAACGACCTTGGATTATATGATGGCATTTCAGAATCCCTGGCACAGACTGTCACATGGGGGTTTCCCTATTTCATTGGAAGAATCTATTTTAATGACCTTGAAAGTCTTAAAGAATTTGCTTTCGGCATTTTTATAGGTGGCCTTATTTACATGCCATTATGCTGGGTTGAGATAAGGTTTAGCCCGCAATTACATAGAATATTCTATGGATACCATCAACGCGCATTTGTACAGACTATTAGGTATGGCGGATTCAGACCAATGGTTTTCATGGAACATGGTTTAATGGTTGGAATTTGGATGATAAGCGCTACCCTGATCGGCCTCTGGGCTTGGGTAACCGGTATACTTAAAAAGGTAAGAGGAATACCTATCGCTATTCTAGTTATTTTACTGCTGATAACTTCAGTGTTATGTAAATCAACAGGCGCCATAGCACTTTTTATCATGGGAGCAACTGTTCTTCTGATAACAAAAAAGATCAAAATGAATATTGTATTTATATGTTTTATCCTATTACCGATCCTTTATGTATCTACAAGGGCTACTGGTTACTGGAATGCGGAAAACTTCACCATGTTTGTTTACGAACATGATAAGGAAAGGGCACAATCTCTGTGGACAAGAATTGACAATGAAAACATACTTATCGAAAAGGCACTTGAAAAAAAGATCTTTGGCTGGGGTGGATGGGGTAGATCAAGGGTTTATGATGAGGAAGGTCAGGATATAACGATCACCGATGGTCTCTGGATTATTGTATTTGGAAAAAATGGTATGATTGGGCTTGCTGCCCTTATGTCATCAATTCTTACCCCAGTATTTATTCTTATGAAATTATACAGGCCTCATGAATTGTTTCATCAAAAAGTAATACCAGTCACAATGCTTTCAGTACTGCTGGGTCTATATATGATTGACAGTCTGCTTAATGCAATGGTTAATCCTATTTTCATGGTCGCGTCTGGAGGAATTACCGGACTGGTCAAAGAGTCTTTAGAGGAAAAAGATAATCAGAAAATACCTCTTTTAGAAACTATTGGTAAAATGATCTATCAACCAAGGTTTTTATAG
- a CDS encoding AAA family ATPase, which yields MMQQDITIKPKKPFDPVATIMRHWLKIVVFGGSLFVLLSPIAFIFNHSFYQVSGKLVVLPESESVISRTDERSVAGYYNQFINTQLDLIQSPKILEKAIEKLSPDIKQHYLPDNMTLSFAARLLGGGLKVEQPRGTHFIDVTLLRDNDKGMVEMVNAIMEVYIEEYQKDEEGKDYRRLSFLQTEKQNLNAEIGKKTIELKKISEQIASSVFAGSNDDASQFQMSYEKAYRDRVEKEKRLKAITLEAESLKSLSLDAHIEEVVVQNSVVSKLDILAQESLHKLRDSQVGLSDDNPGKHQVEARIKEIKKYTEEQKDIIKEDTRKFLYDKRETELKEKIIHAETELNAAKMIEDEILKERDLLLKKRAEITTKELTRKQVETSLEQMKIQLNRVDTRIYELKLESKAPGKIRLERMADIQGMDSGNNLKKLIILIFMFSFGFITAGCALFDILDDRIRNEKDILNSLGTLPHRPIDDYLQVGMKGTPFSRVLMDDPTNKVAQSIHSLAIKFDKERQNHGAKIAVFTGVDAQSGVTEILLNTAYAMSKLCPKILVIETNFANPSLKKLVNIKREKKGLLDYIKGHTALSDCISHDKERGIDLLMAGHLPSDDELVNLDRSKISKVIKQVKEKYDFILIDTMPMLISDLAEFLIVQADIIPLIIQSDRSYYQYVYMAGQTLLKLEVPAIAAVLNLGAPRYNTKFQETVVKLIQPFQELVRNTFLKTMHPEQDEPYPLFRMSWQSVNTIGSSFKLSFKKIFKFVNPRIIINACKSIFVLFLFVQVTLLISYVASTAYVEKSGSINTVSDEDQKSQKDDTPGINNERWILKQDKSFYTIQLIVSPQKVDLPVFVHTHALSEDEIAIYKNRYKGEERYSVIYGTYPSYQSANEALTALPETVLKTSRVRSIRIIQQQIINLREKG from the coding sequence ATGATGCAACAGGACATTACCATAAAACCGAAAAAACCATTTGACCCTGTAGCCACCATTATGCGGCACTGGCTCAAGATTGTTGTATTTGGTGGCAGCCTGTTTGTGTTACTGTCTCCCATCGCATTTATTTTTAATCATTCATTTTACCAGGTCAGCGGCAAGCTTGTGGTATTGCCTGAATCTGAGTCAGTCATTTCCCGCACAGATGAAAGATCAGTAGCTGGTTATTATAATCAATTCATTAATACACAGCTGGATCTTATACAAAGCCCTAAGATACTTGAAAAGGCTATAGAAAAGCTCTCTCCTGATATTAAACAGCATTATCTACCGGACAATATGACACTCTCCTTTGCAGCAAGACTGCTGGGGGGTGGTCTGAAGGTAGAACAACCCCGTGGCACACATTTCATAGATGTGACTCTTTTGAGAGATAATGATAAAGGTATGGTTGAGATGGTCAATGCCATCATGGAGGTTTATATTGAGGAATATCAGAAAGATGAAGAGGGAAAAGATTACAGGCGTCTCTCATTTCTCCAGACCGAGAAACAGAATCTGAATGCTGAAATAGGAAAAAAGACCATCGAATTAAAAAAGATATCAGAACAAATCGCATCCAGTGTATTTGCAGGCAGCAATGATGATGCCTCCCAATTCCAGATGTCCTATGAAAAGGCATACAGGGATAGAGTAGAAAAGGAAAAAAGACTTAAAGCAATAACACTGGAAGCTGAATCACTAAAGTCACTTTCACTGGATGCCCATATAGAGGAGGTAGTTGTTCAGAACTCGGTCGTTTCAAAACTCGATATACTTGCACAGGAGTCTTTGCACAAACTAAGGGATTCACAGGTCGGCCTATCAGATGATAACCCAGGGAAACATCAGGTAGAGGCAAGGATAAAAGAGATAAAGAAATACACAGAAGAACAGAAAGATATCATCAAGGAAGACACCAGGAAATTTTTATATGATAAGAGAGAGACGGAACTTAAAGAAAAGATCATTCATGCAGAAACAGAACTTAATGCTGCAAAAATGATTGAGGATGAAATCCTCAAAGAACGGGACCTGCTACTTAAGAAAAGAGCTGAAATAACAACAAAGGAATTAACACGCAAACAGGTAGAAACCAGCCTTGAGCAGATGAAAATCCAGCTTAACAGGGTAGACACCAGGATATATGAATTAAAGCTTGAATCAAAAGCCCCAGGTAAAATCAGGCTTGAAAGAATGGCCGATATACAGGGGATGGATTCAGGTAATAATCTTAAAAAACTCATTATTTTGATTTTCATGTTTTCATTTGGATTCATTACAGCAGGATGTGCCCTGTTTGATATACTTGATGACCGGATCCGCAATGAAAAAGATATTCTGAATAGTCTGGGCACACTCCCTCACAGGCCTATTGATGATTATTTACAGGTAGGGATGAAGGGTACACCCTTCTCACGGGTGCTGATGGATGACCCAACAAATAAGGTGGCACAATCCATTCACAGCCTTGCTATAAAATTTGATAAAGAACGCCAGAATCATGGAGCAAAAATTGCTGTGTTCACAGGTGTTGACGCTCAAAGCGGTGTTACAGAAATCCTGCTCAACACAGCCTATGCAATGTCAAAACTTTGCCCAAAAATCCTTGTTATTGAAACCAATTTTGCAAATCCTTCCCTGAAAAAGCTGGTCAATATCAAGAGAGAGAAAAAAGGTCTTTTGGACTATATCAAAGGCCATACAGCACTTTCAGACTGTATATCACATGATAAAGAAAGAGGAATAGACCTATTGATGGCAGGGCATCTTCCGAGCGATGATGAGCTGGTAAACCTTGACAGATCAAAGATATCAAAGGTTATAAAACAGGTTAAAGAAAAATATGATTTTATCCTGATTGACACAATGCCAATGCTGATAAGCGATCTGGCTGAATTCCTGATAGTGCAGGCAGATATTATCCCCCTGATTATACAGTCAGATCGCAGTTACTACCAGTATGTATATATGGCAGGGCAAACACTCTTAAAACTGGAGGTCCCTGCGATTGCAGCAGTATTAAACCTTGGGGCTCCCAGATACAATACTAAATTCCAGGAAACTGTTGTTAAACTGATCCAGCCTTTTCAGGAATTGGTCAGAAATACATTTCTTAAAACAATGCACCCTGAACAGGATGAACCCTATCCTCTATTCAGGATGTCCTGGCAGTCTGTTAATACCATAGGGAGCTCTTTTAAACTATCCTTCAAAAAAATATTTAAATTTGTTAATCCCAGGATAATTATTAATGCATGCAAATCAATTTTTGTACTATTTCTCTTTGTACAGGTGACCCTGCTGATATCATATGTTGCATCTACTGCATATGTTGAGAAGTCAGGCAGTATAAATACAGTCAGCGATGAAGATCAAAAATCACAGAAGGATGATACTCCTGGTATAAACAACGAGCGATGGATTTTAAAGCAGGATAAGTCTTTCTATACAATACAACTAATAGTATCACCCCAAAAGGTTGACCTACCGGTCTTTGTGCATACCCATGCCCTGTCAGAAGATGAAATAGCTATCTATAAAAACCGGTATAAAGGAGAAGAACGATACTCAGTAATATATGGAACATATCCAAGTTACCAGTCAGCAAACGAAGCGCTGACAGCATTGCCGGAGACGGTACTTAAGACCTCACGTGTGAGGAGTATCAGGATAATCCAGCAGCAAATCATTAATCTGAGAGAAAAAGGCTAA